DNA from Balneolaceae bacterium:
TTGAAATCGGCCACGCCGGGCGCCTCGACGACGGGCTCGCCAAACCTGAACTCGCTGCCGTTTTCACGGTCGACATATAGGGCCAGACTTTCCTGCTGCCCGTTGGTGGGAACGAGGAAGGACTGAGAGGAAAGAATCCCGGTATCGATGGCGTAGAGAGCGGCTTCGAGGTCCACCGTGCGTTCCACATTGCCGTTTTGTCCAAAGGAGGTAAGCCGGAGCAGATCGCTGTCAGACACCAGCACCAGGCCGTTGCGGTAGGCGAGGGCGGAGACCGACTGGAACTCTCCCGGACCGCGGCCCCTGCCGCCGAAGGAGGCGGTGAGCTCAGCCTCCTCCGAATAGATGTTCACCATGCCCGTGCCGGCATCATAAAGGGCGAATCCCCCGTCGGTGGCTGCCAGGCGCGTGGGATTTGCGATTTCTTCATTTTCCCGGACATCCAGGATGGATTCGGCCTGGAGTGTGTCGGGCATGCCGGGCAGAATTGCGTTATCACCCTGAGATGCCCCGGAAGGGGGGTCAGTCTTCGATCCGCAGCCGGCCAACAATACAAAAGCGAGGATAAGCAAATAGTGTTTCATGATGATGGGTACTGTGGATTCAAAGTCCCCCGTCCGATCGGTGGCTCAGTACGCGTGAGACGATAATCTCGTAGCCGCTGTACCAGCGTTGGTAGTTGCGCTTTGCCTCCTGGTGGTCGGGGTGGTTGGAAAATTCCTTCAGGGTCTCCAGGCTTTCCCAGTAGTAGATCACCGACTCCGTGTTTTCGGTGTCATTGGCCCAGTACTCCTTGCCCAGGTACCCCGGGCTGTCCTTGGCAATCTCGTCGATGCGGTCGTTGAGGCTGTGGAAGTCCTCATCGTACTGTTTTACCCTCAGATTGAAGGTGGCTGAAAAAACGGGCTTGCCCTCGCGGAGACGCCCTTCAATATCGCGGGTACTGGGTTTCATGTCGATATGTGAGTAAAATCGGGATTGTCTCCCCCCGTTCGTCTTTCTGTTTGCCCGGTCACCCTCCATCGCCACCAGTCCCATCTCGTTGCCGGCCAGATCGAAGATTACAATGGGTGCGGTCACGACTGCTGGCAGTGTGGTGGCCGTTGAATTCCGTAATTTGGCCCGGCTTTGGCAAAGATGCAAGACATCTGCTCAGCCATGAATGGCGGCAGCCTTCTTCATGGAGAGTAGTTGCACCTGGACATTCGGGTCATAACCATCGGCGCACCCGTTCCTTGTAATCCAGGTAGTCCTGCCCGAACCGCTCTTCCAGGGCATGCTCTTCCGGGTCGATCTGCCAGGCATTCATGTAGAGCACGAAGCCGATGGGACCCGCCAGGGTGTAGGCGTTGGAGAATTTGAATACCGCGGCGAGCAGGAAAAGGGCGAGTCCCAGATACATGGGATTTCGGGTGATATTAAAGACGCCGGAAGTCACCAGGTTGGAAGCCTTTTCGGGCTCCAGTGGATTGACGGTGGTCCCTTTGCGCTGAAAAGAGAACACGGCTGCGAAGGCGAAACCGGCACCGCCCAGCAGGCAGGCTAGGGTGGCGGCCCGGCGGAAAGCGTCAGGCAGGTGGAATCCCGGCGTGAACTCTGCCAATCCCCACATTCCGCCCAGGAAAGCCAGCAATACGAGACCGGGCGGTATTTTCAGTTCCAGCGCGTTCACCGGCATTCACCCGGTCAGGTTGCTTGCGTGTCCCAGCACCAGCTTCCATTCGCCGCCCAGCTTCTCAAAAATGCTGGTCTGCCACGATTCGAATTCCATCTCTTCATCTACGGTGATGGTTATCTTGCTGGTCAGCCACGCCATGGTGCCGCCCTCGGAAACCCGCAGGGAAACCAGCACCGCCTCGGCCGACCATTCGCCGCCCTCTTCGATGAGATGCTTGTAGCCGGGCCCCACCTTCTCCCAGCCCGTAAGCCACTGTCTCTCCTTGGGGTGAATGGCCTGTATGTAGTCGGCATGGGCCCAGTAATCCTGGTAGGTCTCCCAGTCGCCCTCCTCGAGGGCGTCGGATCCCTTGCGCCAGGCCTTCATTACGGCTTCCTTGTCGTTGTCCATAGATCCATTCATTAAATGACGAATATAATCGTATTCATCCAACCGGAACCCTCTTTACCAGCGTTCCGTCCCGTTGTTCCCTGTTTCGCGGCTGTTGGTAAGCCGCCGGCCAGTCAGACTATCTGTCCCCGGAAGAGGGCCAGAACCGGATGGCCGCCCCGCCTGATCCGGCGAGTACCAGGCTGAGGGTGTCCCG
Protein-coding regions in this window:
- a CDS encoding DUF4188 domain-containing protein, whose protein sequence is MTAPIVIFDLAGNEMGLVAMEGDRANRKTNGGRQSRFYSHIDMKPSTRDIEGRLREGKPVFSATFNLRVKQYDEDFHSLNDRIDEIAKDSPGYLGKEYWANDTENTESVIYYWESLETLKEFSNHPDHQEAKRNYQRWYSGYEIIVSRVLSHRSDGGL
- a CDS encoding isoprenylcysteine carboxylmethyltransferase family protein, which codes for MPVNALELKIPPGLVLLAFLGGMWGLAEFTPGFHLPDAFRRAATLACLLGGAGFAFAAVFSFQRKGTTVNPLEPEKASNLVTSGVFNITRNPMYLGLALFLLAAVFKFSNAYTLAGPIGFVLYMNAWQIDPEEHALEERFGQDYLDYKERVRRWL
- a CDS encoding nuclear transport factor 2 family protein; the protein is MDNDKEAVMKAWRKGSDALEEGDWETYQDYWAHADYIQAIHPKERQWLTGWEKVGPGYKHLIEEGGEWSAEAVLVSLRVSEGGTMAWLTSKITITVDEEMEFESWQTSIFEKLGGEWKLVLGHASNLTG